A region of Moorena producens PAL-8-15-08-1 DNA encodes the following proteins:
- the rppA gene encoding two-component system response regulator RppA: protein MRVLLVEDEPDLGAAIKRALNIEKYVVDLVVNGTDAWGYLNNHETQYTLAIFDWLLPGLSGLELLRQLRYRNNPLPILMLTAKDRLEDRVMGLDTGADDYLVKPFRMAELLARVRALHRRTPLLQPQQLQVGDLILDYGNRTVYRLAANGEKLDIPLTNKEFQLLEYFMKHPNQVMTTNQIRNQLWEVNAEPISNVVAAQMRLLRRKLESINSSIPIETVHGLGYRLNLKKS from the coding sequence ATGAGAGTACTGCTAGTTGAAGATGAGCCAGACTTGGGTGCTGCAATTAAGCGAGCGTTGAATATAGAGAAGTACGTGGTGGACTTAGTTGTTAACGGCACTGACGCTTGGGGTTATTTAAACAACCACGAAACCCAATATACCCTAGCTATCTTCGACTGGTTGCTGCCAGGGCTATCCGGACTAGAGTTACTGCGTCAGTTACGCTATCGTAATAATCCCTTGCCTATTTTGATGCTAACGGCAAAAGACCGCTTGGAAGATAGAGTGATGGGTTTGGATACGGGAGCCGATGATTATTTAGTCAAACCGTTCCGAATGGCAGAGTTGCTAGCAAGAGTTAGAGCCTTGCACCGGCGAACACCCCTACTCCAGCCCCAACAACTTCAAGTGGGTGACCTTATTTTAGACTATGGTAACCGAACGGTTTATCGTCTTGCTGCTAACGGTGAGAAACTCGACATTCCACTAACGAATAAAGAATTCCAGCTCTTAGAGTATTTCATGAAGCATCCCAATCAGGTGATGACCACCAACCAAATTCGCAATCAACTTTGGGAAGTGAATGCAGAACCGATTAGTAACGTAGTGGCGGCTCAAATGCGTTTGCTACGTCGGAAACTCGAATCAATCAACTCCAGCATTCCGATTGAAACCGTTCATGGTTTGGGATATCGTCTCAATCTCAAAAAATCATGA
- the speA gene encoding biosynthetic arginine decarboxylase: protein MSLRRLLVTLQRKSQFQEYLTPETTTETTTGISTQNPTDYGVKLIDSSGSAIPQHHQDHKTSESWTIEKSEELYQIQGWGEPYFAINTAGHIMVSPKGNGGGSLDLLELVESLKQRNLGLPLLIHFSDILADQIEQLNACFAQAISRYKYPGRYQGVFPVKCNQHRHVVEDVVYFGQPYQFGLEVGSKPELMIALATLLTPDSLIICNGYKDREYLETALLARRLGHNPIIVLEQLEEVQLIIEVAASLGGITPVLGVRAKLSTQSMGRWGKSVGDKAKFGLKIPEILQAIDQLREAGMLESLQLLHFHIGSQISAISVIKDAIREASQIYAELKGLGVNMQYLDVGGGLAVDYDGSKTNFHASKNYNMQNYANDIVAAVKEACEEHQIPAPTLISESGRAIASHQSVLIFDVLSTSDVESQSPPLTTEQDHLIIRNLWETYCTLDLENYQEAYHDAIELNQEAKSLFSLGYLSITQRAKAEQLYWACCQKIREIIRTQDYVPDDLADLETIMASIYYVNLSVFQSVPDCWAINQLFPIMPIHRLDEEPTQRAILADLTCDSDGKIDQFIDLRDVKSLLELHPLRKAEDQGTISNSKSQIPNPKSKEPYYLGFFLVGAYQEIMGNLHNLFGDSNAVHIKLSPRGYEIEHVVKGDTITEVLGYVQYDAEDLVEGMRRRTEQALQENRITLAESQRLLQNYERSLRSYTYLSC from the coding sequence ATGTCTTTAAGGAGGTTATTGGTGACACTACAGCGTAAATCCCAGTTTCAAGAATATTTAACCCCTGAGACTACTACTGAGACTACTACAGGGATCTCGACTCAAAATCCTACAGATTATGGTGTTAAGTTGATAGACTCATCCGGTTCTGCAATCCCTCAGCATCACCAAGATCACAAGACCTCTGAATCTTGGACAATTGAGAAAAGTGAGGAGCTTTATCAGATCCAAGGCTGGGGAGAACCCTACTTTGCCATTAATACTGCTGGTCATATCATGGTTTCCCCTAAAGGGAATGGGGGCGGCTCGTTGGATTTGTTGGAACTGGTAGAATCCCTTAAGCAGCGCAACTTGGGATTACCATTATTAATCCATTTTTCAGATATCTTGGCAGACCAGATAGAGCAATTAAACGCCTGTTTTGCCCAAGCTATTAGTCGCTACAAATACCCTGGTCGTTACCAAGGAGTGTTTCCGGTTAAATGCAACCAGCATCGACATGTGGTAGAGGATGTCGTGTATTTTGGTCAACCTTATCAATTTGGTTTAGAAGTCGGTTCTAAACCAGAATTGATGATTGCTCTAGCAACATTGCTCACTCCGGATTCCCTAATTATTTGTAACGGCTACAAAGACCGGGAATATCTTGAAACTGCCCTTTTAGCTAGACGATTGGGACATAATCCGATAATTGTCCTAGAACAACTAGAAGAAGTGCAGCTAATCATTGAGGTGGCAGCTTCGTTAGGAGGCATCACACCAGTGCTGGGGGTGCGAGCCAAACTGAGTACACAAAGCATGGGTCGTTGGGGAAAATCTGTCGGAGATAAAGCTAAATTTGGTCTGAAAATTCCAGAAATACTCCAAGCCATTGACCAGCTACGGGAGGCTGGGATGCTTGAGTCATTGCAGCTGTTGCACTTCCACATCGGCTCTCAAATATCTGCCATTAGCGTGATTAAAGATGCTATTCGCGAAGCCAGCCAAATTTATGCTGAGCTCAAGGGATTAGGGGTGAATATGCAGTATCTAGATGTAGGTGGTGGCTTGGCAGTGGATTACGATGGCTCCAAAACCAACTTCCATGCCTCCAAAAACTACAACATGCAGAACTATGCTAATGACATTGTGGCTGCGGTTAAGGAAGCTTGTGAGGAACATCAAATTCCAGCACCAACACTGATTAGTGAAAGTGGTCGTGCGATCGCATCCCATCAATCAGTCCTGATCTTTGATGTTTTGAGTACCAGTGATGTCGAATCTCAATCCCCTCCACTGACAACGGAACAAGACCATCTAATTATCCGCAATCTTTGGGAAACTTACTGTACTCTCGACCTTGAGAATTACCAGGAAGCCTATCATGATGCCATCGAGCTTAACCAAGAAGCAAAAAGCCTGTTTAGTTTAGGCTATCTGAGCATTACTCAGCGGGCTAAAGCCGAGCAGCTTTATTGGGCGTGCTGTCAGAAGATTCGGGAAATTATCAGGACACAAGACTATGTTCCCGATGATCTAGCAGACCTGGAAACGATCATGGCATCAATTTATTATGTCAACCTATCCGTCTTCCAATCAGTGCCAGATTGCTGGGCAATTAACCAGCTATTTCCGATTATGCCCATCCATCGGCTGGATGAAGAACCAACTCAAAGGGCTATCTTGGCTGACCTTACCTGCGATAGTGATGGTAAGATTGACCAATTTATTGACCTGCGGGATGTTAAATCGTTGCTGGAACTACATCCTTTGCGCAAAGCCGAGGACCAAGGGACAATTTCCAATTCCAAATCCCAAATCCCAAATCCCAAATCCAAAGAACCCTACTATTTGGGTTTCTTCCTAGTCGGTGCCTACCAAGAGATTATGGGGAATTTACACAATCTTTTTGGTGATAGTAACGCAGTTCACATCAAATTAAGCCCCAGAGGGTATGAAATTGAACACGTGGTTAAGGGAGATACAATTACGGAAGTTTTGGGTTATGTGCAGTATGATGCTGAAGATTTGGTGGAAGGTATGCGCCGCCGCACAGAACAGGCCTTGCAAGAGAATCGAATTACTTTGGCAGAATCTCAACGGCTGCTGCAAAATTATGAGCGGAGTTTGAGGAGTTATACCTATTTGAGTTGCTAA
- a CDS encoding agmatinase family protein, producing the protein MNKASFNPNEITVPNGCFFGLPYSVEEASIVFLPVPWDVTTSYREGAANGPQGIIEASVQLDWYDFDVPQAWETRCGTIPINSAIQDQNRAMRLIAKEIIQYLEAGGNVDDDAIAKQLAIVNQACAALNNLVYTQALELLEQGKLVAIVGGDHSVPLGLMKALTQQHKEYGILQIDAHADLRQAYEGFTYSHASIMYNALTLPQINRLVQVGIRDVCQEEMAMAKSDRRIVVFDDWQLKANTYEGITWAAQCQEIIANLPNKVYISFDIDGLNPTYCPNTGTPVPGGLEFNEAMYLVRSLVQAGKTIIGFDLSEVAPGDSGDEWDGNVGARVLYKLACLTRYRNSL; encoded by the coding sequence ATGAATAAAGCCAGTTTTAATCCTAATGAGATTACTGTGCCCAATGGCTGCTTTTTTGGCTTGCCCTATTCGGTTGAAGAGGCTTCAATCGTTTTCTTGCCTGTTCCTTGGGACGTGACCACATCTTACCGAGAAGGCGCAGCAAACGGTCCCCAAGGGATAATAGAAGCTTCCGTACAGTTAGATTGGTACGACTTTGATGTACCCCAAGCTTGGGAAACGAGGTGCGGGACTATACCGATTAACTCGGCTATCCAAGACCAAAATCGTGCCATGAGGTTGATAGCTAAAGAGATTATTCAGTATTTAGAAGCTGGTGGCAATGTGGATGATGATGCGATCGCAAAACAGTTAGCCATCGTTAATCAAGCCTGTGCTGCACTCAACAACTTGGTTTACACTCAGGCACTGGAACTGCTGGAGCAAGGCAAGCTGGTTGCCATTGTCGGTGGCGATCACAGTGTTCCTCTTGGGTTAATGAAAGCCCTAACACAGCAACACAAGGAATACGGCATTTTACAAATTGATGCCCATGCCGATCTCCGGCAAGCCTATGAAGGGTTTACTTACTCCCATGCCTCGATCATGTACAATGCTCTGACCCTACCTCAGATTAATCGTTTAGTTCAGGTTGGCATCCGAGATGTTTGTCAAGAGGAAATGGCAATGGCAAAGAGCGATCGCCGGATTGTAGTGTTTGATGACTGGCAGCTCAAAGCTAACACTTACGAAGGTATAACCTGGGCAGCCCAGTGCCAGGAAATTATTGCTAATTTACCGAATAAAGTTTATATTAGCTTTGATATTGACGGATTGAATCCCACCTATTGTCCCAATACAGGTACTCCTGTGCCCGGAGGTTTGGAATTTAACGAGGCAATGTATTTAGTGCGATCGCTAGTCCAAGCTGGAAAAACTATTATTGGTTTTGATCTGTCTGAAGTTGCTCCCGGAGACTCTGGGGATGAGTGGGATGGCAATGTTGGGGCTAGAGTTTTGTACAAGCTTGCCTGTTTGACGAGGTATAGGAATAGTTTATAG
- a CDS encoding homospermidine biosynthesis protein: protein MPTKENRFLQGRKIAPGPITAGIPITELIDQTFLAYNSGRLREGCQLLVERMLQPNVTVGLSLTGALTPAGLGMAAVIPLMEAGFVDWIVSTGANLYHDTHFGIGLELHQGRHDISDVVLQKEGVVRIYDIFFDYDVLLSTDKFFRQIIEQPEFKGRMGTAEFHYLCGKYIAAREQTLGLEKQSLLAAAYRLGVPIYTSSPGDSSIGMNLAALGLQGTGPIIDVSLDVNETAAIVLAAKNNGGASGIWILGGGSPKNFMLQTEPYLQEVLGIDEKGHDYFLQVTDARPDTGGLSGATPSEAVSWCKLDPQKLSETVVVYCDSTIAMPLLTAYCLAKVAPRPLKRLYDQRKALLEQLKKAHLATQATAVR from the coding sequence ATGCCCACCAAAGAAAATCGCTTTTTGCAAGGGCGTAAAATCGCTCCGGGTCCGATTACGGCAGGAATCCCAATCACAGAGTTGATCGATCAGACGTTTCTAGCCTACAATTCTGGTCGATTACGAGAAGGCTGCCAATTATTGGTAGAGCGGATGTTGCAGCCAAACGTAACGGTGGGTTTAAGTTTGACAGGAGCATTAACCCCCGCAGGGTTAGGAATGGCGGCAGTGATCCCACTGATGGAGGCAGGGTTTGTCGATTGGATAGTATCTACAGGAGCCAATCTCTACCACGACACTCACTTTGGTATCGGATTGGAACTCCATCAAGGGCGGCACGATATTAGTGATGTGGTATTGCAGAAAGAAGGAGTTGTCCGGATCTATGACATTTTCTTCGATTATGATGTGCTGCTATCAACGGATAAGTTCTTTCGTCAGATCATTGAACAGCCTGAGTTTAAGGGTCGAATGGGAACGGCAGAGTTTCACTACCTCTGCGGTAAGTACATTGCTGCACGGGAGCAGACATTGGGACTCGAAAAGCAATCCCTGCTGGCGGCAGCTTATCGGTTAGGAGTCCCGATCTATACCTCCAGTCCTGGAGATAGTTCGATTGGGATGAATTTAGCAGCACTAGGGTTGCAGGGAACCGGACCAATCATTGATGTGTCCTTGGATGTGAATGAAACGGCAGCAATTGTGCTGGCAGCTAAAAACAATGGGGGAGCCAGTGGCATTTGGATCTTGGGAGGTGGCTCGCCGAAAAATTTCATGTTGCAGACGGAACCGTATCTTCAAGAAGTCTTGGGTATTGATGAGAAGGGGCATGATTACTTTCTTCAGGTAACTGATGCCCGTCCAGACACAGGGGGTTTGTCAGGAGCAACCCCATCTGAGGCGGTCTCTTGGTGCAAGCTTGATCCACAGAAGTTATCAGAAACAGTAGTGGTTTATTGCGACTCGACCATTGCTATGCCCCTACTCACAGCTTACTGCCTAGCTAAGGTAGCGCCTCGTCCTCTAAAACGCCTCTATGACCAACGAAAAGCTTTACTGGAGCAGTTGAAAAAGGCACATTTGGCTACCCAGGCTACAGCAGTCAGGTGA
- a CDS encoding ParB N-terminal domain-containing protein produces MVDIKEIPLEQIRRPLPRQNDPNKVAALMESIAKEGLREPIDVLEVDGQYYGFSGCHRYEAHQRLGKKTIKCRVRRAPRSVLKRHLA; encoded by the coding sequence ATGGTAGATATCAAAGAAATTCCCCTAGAGCAAATCCGCCGTCCCCTACCACGACAAAATGATCCAAACAAGGTGGCGGCACTAATGGAATCAATTGCTAAAGAGGGTTTGCGCGAACCCATTGATGTGTTAGAAGTAGATGGGCAATACTATGGTTTTTCCGGTTGCCACCGTTACGAAGCACACCAGCGTTTAGGAAAAAAAACCATTAAGTGCCGCGTTCGTCGCGCTCCTCGTTCCGTATTAAAACGGCATTTAGCGTGA
- a CDS encoding Dps family protein, whose amino-acid sequence MATIVPVNIGIDEQDRKEIAEGLSRLLADTYTLYLKTHAFHWNVTGPMFNSLHLMFEQQYNELALAVDAVAERIRTLGYPAPGSYSQYAQLSSIPETSDVPEAEEMVRLLVEANEAVVRTARSVFPAAERANDESTADLLTERMSIHEKTAWMLRSILK is encoded by the coding sequence ATGGCAACGATTGTACCTGTCAATATTGGTATTGATGAACAAGACCGCAAAGAGATTGCTGAGGGATTGTCTCGTCTGCTAGCGGACACTTATACCCTATACCTGAAGACCCATGCCTTCCACTGGAATGTTACCGGACCAATGTTCAACTCCCTACACCTGATGTTTGAGCAACAGTACAATGAGTTGGCTTTAGCAGTGGATGCGGTAGCAGAGCGGATTCGTACCCTAGGCTATCCTGCTCCTGGCAGCTACAGTCAGTATGCGCAATTATCCTCCATTCCAGAAACCAGCGATGTTCCGGAGGCTGAGGAAATGGTGCGCTTGCTAGTGGAAGCCAATGAGGCAGTGGTACGAACTGCACGGTCTGTTTTCCCAGCCGCTGAACGTGCTAACGATGAGTCTACAGCTGATCTGTTGACCGAACGGATGAGCATACATGAGAAAACGGCTTGGATGCTGCGCAGTATTTTAAAATAA
- the rppB gene encoding two-component system sensor histidine kinase RppB, with protein sequence MNQNKLFNQTRGKLALSYAIVMGFILSLLGFGVYRAIVHTHLVTSDRELKSVAGTLHDSLEWKLKEPGQVEPIIGELLPNLCIVGVDCSQALVSSQRHILSAVSQGHYYIRLFDTSGRLIAVAGTYPEGLPQVFNQAPWQTISDGKGNSYHQISLSLHTQDQRDWGYLQVGHSLQYLNDYLNTIKLILALGLPMAMILVGSGSWCLAGLAMQPIYQSYRQIQQFTADAAHELRTPIAATLATVESGLLMPSLDQQEARNILEIVERQNQRLSQLVADLLLLSRLDRQPASVGHQTCCLNDLVSDLVEELAALAIAAEIKLTSSVRVPTILEVVGDSEQLYRLVSNLIINGIQYTPVGGKVTVILDKSDQHAVIQVEDTGIGIAQEDQGRIFDRFYRVNSDRSRHTGGSGLGLAIANAIAQAHHGSLQVYSERGVGSRFTLRLPKAVTSFDQEHFSAPIFFQSNS encoded by the coding sequence ATGAATCAAAATAAGCTATTTAACCAGACTCGTGGGAAATTAGCACTTTCCTATGCCATCGTCATGGGGTTTATTTTGAGCCTGTTGGGATTTGGTGTTTACAGAGCGATCGTTCATACCCATTTAGTCACTTCAGACCGGGAGTTAAAATCCGTTGCGGGGACACTCCATGATAGTCTCGAATGGAAACTCAAGGAACCTGGACAGGTAGAGCCGATAATTGGGGAACTTTTACCAAATCTGTGTATAGTTGGAGTTGACTGTTCCCAAGCACTGGTGAGTTCCCAGCGCCACATCCTCAGTGCTGTTAGCCAAGGTCACTACTACATCCGGCTATTTGATACCTCAGGACGTTTAATTGCCGTTGCAGGCACTTACCCAGAGGGATTACCCCAGGTGTTTAATCAAGCACCTTGGCAAACCATTTCCGATGGTAAGGGCAACTCCTATCACCAAATTTCTCTATCGCTACATACTCAAGATCAGCGGGATTGGGGGTATTTGCAGGTGGGGCACTCTCTCCAATACCTCAACGACTACCTCAATACGATAAAATTAATCTTGGCATTGGGTTTGCCAATGGCAATGATCTTAGTCGGCAGTGGGAGTTGGTGCTTAGCAGGGTTGGCCATGCAACCTATTTACCAATCCTACAGACAGATTCAACAGTTTACCGCTGATGCTGCCCACGAGCTACGAACACCGATAGCGGCTACACTGGCAACGGTTGAATCGGGGCTTTTGATGCCTAGCTTGGATCAACAAGAAGCACGAAACATTCTGGAAATTGTTGAACGTCAAAATCAGCGGCTGAGTCAGTTAGTTGCCGATTTGTTGTTGTTGTCTCGTTTAGATAGACAACCAGCATCTGTAGGTCACCAGACATGCTGTCTCAATGACCTGGTTAGCGATTTAGTTGAGGAATTGGCAGCTTTGGCAATTGCTGCCGAGATTAAGTTGACATCTTCGGTGCGAGTGCCAACTATTCTGGAGGTTGTGGGTGATTCTGAGCAGCTTTATCGCCTAGTTTCTAATTTAATTATTAATGGTATCCAATACACCCCTGTGGGTGGTAAAGTAACTGTTATTTTAGATAAGAGCGACCAACACGCGGTGATCCAGGTAGAAGATACGGGGATTGGTATTGCCCAAGAAGACCAAGGGCGAATTTTTGATCGCTTTTATCGAGTCAATAGCGATCGCTCTCGTCATACAGGAGGTTCCGGATTAGGGCTGGCAATTGCTAATGCGATCGCTCAAGCACACCACGGTAGCTTACAAGTATACAGCGAACGAGGTGTTGGTAGTAGGTTTACTCTTCGATTACCCAAGGCAGTTACTTCGTTTGATCAGGAACACTTTAGCGCTCCAATTTTTTTTCAGTCCAATTCCTAA